A stretch of Bombus huntii isolate Logan2020A chromosome 7, iyBomHunt1.1, whole genome shotgun sequence DNA encodes these proteins:
- the LOC126867700 gene encoding uncharacterized protein LOC126867700: protein MNLTRFAIKSTIVGGVVYYTYAEGLWSKSEETAKLYEKLYVNVAPYVKENVPEEITKEWAQLPSVSCITSFMKSSWNKGVMISMEFISNIPTHTCNGATNLYETVQKYIQDLNL, encoded by the exons ATGAATCTAACCCG GTTTGCCATAAAATCCACTATCGTTGGTGGTGTCGTATATTATACTTATGCGGAAGGATTGTGGTCAAAATCCGAAGAAACTGCTAAATTGTATGAAAAACTGTATGTAAATGTTGCTCCGTATGTGAAAGAAAATGTACCTGAAGAGATTACTAAGGAG tgGGCTCAACTACCAAGTGTATCATGTATTACAAGCTTCATGAAATCATCTTGGAACAAGGGTGTTATGATCAGTATGGAATTCATCTCTAATATACCAACACATACTTGTAATGGTGCTACTAATCTATATGAAACTGTGCAAAAGTACATACAAGACCTTAATCTTTAA
- the LOC126867696 gene encoding E3 ubiquitin-protein ligase RAD18-like translates to MQTYMMWPQEYIGLKHIENLLICGICYEFMDTSVMTSCSHNYCSLCIRKYLHYKTQCPACFAETFEKDLRKNKVLDEIIAHFLQIKDQLKRSLQIQIQFTKFNEADDVSNSPKSLLQNKSAYINGQENKVVYSKIINNIPTSQSNTSPSIHVQKDLSSPSTSGIPRIPLMFTPKSNKRPIITNTEETKVVICPVCKVTISELKINRHLDDCLKRESVKEKPQIIESKRKPLPKLVFSLMKDAVLKKKAKEFGLSSQGDRKALETRLQRYIVLYNAECDKLNPRSVTELVKQCEDEENLEKKVNKTFFLNKLQVTKNTEENAIEDERRKYLETHKNSFDSLINKIKSIQSSQKPSARRSLLMTSTERDEDVSPKRQMMSENLDDSMIHTEQIDLKLSNSAAYLPDSDSDTSCPLQMYSSIDPNKFLNIELSSNNNVSSNKSENDQTNDDQEASIFNYSSMKINEAEKSYSSDAFSDTSIHDKATQSEMNDSSYKNTLESNLNNSPNTSKYKKLLQRRKTSFLKNEVEQTESVTTSMKRLDSDSISDQKEEGDERSKSILQDIACDLSSNDSIDSKFNHGKLRSTSLGFVDSKVMSPSNLEKENISSSPECSKNCTSRKRTRDLIQTDNNLMSNNMKKVKKSSLRSTIEAKELNNEESSCALNDEKMEYALNKSRLRKRLLNVTENTNVVRKSARAKLKKNES, encoded by the exons ATGCAAACTTATATGATGTGGCCTCAAGAATATATAGGATTAAAG CATATAGAAAATTTGCTGATTTGTGGAATATGCTATGAATTCATGGATACATCTGTTATGACATCATGCTCTCATAACT ATTGCTCTTTATGTATCAGAAAGTATTTACATTACAAAACGCAATGTCCTGCGTGCTTTGCAGAAACTTTTGAAAAGGATTTAAGGAAAAATAAAGTTCTAGATGAGATTATAGCACactttttacaaattaaagaTCAATTAAAAAGATCTTTACAAATTCAGATTCAATTCACAAAATTTAATGAAGCTGATGATGTTTCTAATTCACCAAAATCATTGCTTCAAAATAAGAGTGCATATATAAATGGACAAGAAAATAAAGTTGTAtatagtaaaattattaataatattcctACTTCTCAAAGTAATACTTCACCATCTATACATGTACAAAAAGATTTATCTAGTCCTAGTACAAGTGGAATACCTAGAATACCTTTAATGTTTACACCTAAAAGTAATAAACGTCCAATTATAACAAATACAGAAGAAACTAAGGTTGTTATATGTCCAGTATGTAAGGTTACCATttcagaattaaaaataaacagaCATCTTGATGATTGTTTAAAAAGGGAATCTGTGAAAGAGAAACCTCAAAT aatagAATCGAAACGTAAACCACTGCCAAAGTTAGTATTTAGTTTAATGAAAGATGCtgtattaaaaaagaaagcaaaGGAATTTGGTTTGTCTTCACAAGGAGATCGGAAAGCTTTGGAAACGCGACTACAAAGATATATTGTTCTTTATAATGCAGAATGTGATAAACTAAATCCACGATCAGTCACAGAATTAGTAAAACAATGTGAAGATGAAGAGAACCTAGAAAAAAAAGTTaacaaaacattttttctaaat AAATTACAAGTTACTAAAAACACAGAAGAGAATGCTATAGAAgatgaacgaagaaaatatt TGGAAACGCACAAAAATAGCTTTGACAGTCTAATTAATAAGATCAAAAGTATACAATCTTCACAAAAGCCATCAGCACGGCGTAGTTTGTTAATGACAAGTACAGAACGTGATGAGGATGTTTCACCTAAACGTCAAATGATGAGTGAAAATTTGGATGATTCAATGATTCATACAGAACAAATTGATCTTAAGTTGTCAAATTCTGCTGCATATCTTCCGGATTCTGATTCAGATACTTCTTGTCCATTACAAATGTATTCGAGTATTGATCCAAACAAATTTCTTAATATAGAATTATCTTCTAATAATAATGTTTCGAGTAATAAATCTGAGAATGATCAAACAAATGATGATCAAGAAGCatctatatttaattattcatcTATGAAAATAAATGAGGCAGAGAAAAGTTACAGTTCAGATGCATTTAGTGATACATCCATTCATGATAAAGCAACACAATCAGAAATGAACGATTCATCTTATAAGAATACATTAGAAAgtaatttgaataattcaCCTAATACTTCCAAATATAAGAAATTGCTACAAAGAAGAAAGAcatcatttttaaaaaatgaagtGGAACAGACAGAGTCTGTTACTACAAGTATGAAACGTCTTGATTCTGATAGCATTTCAGATCAAAAGGAAGAAGGAGATGAGAGATCAAAATCTATCTTGCAAGATATTGCATGTGATTTATCAAGTAATGATAGTATTGACAGTAAATTTAATCATG GAAAATTACGTTCTACTAGCCTTGGATTTGTAGATAGTAAAGTAATGAGTCCCTCAAATTtggagaaagaaaatataagtTCTTCTCCTGAATGCAGTAAAAATTGTACTAGTCGAAAAAGAACTCGCGATTTGATACAAACTGATAATAATCTCATGTCAAATAACAtgaaaaaagttaaaaaatcgTCTCTGCGCTCCACGATTGAGGccaaagaattaaataatgaaGAGTCTTCATGTGCTTTAAATGATGAAAAAATGGAATATGCACTGAATAAATCACGATTGAGAAAACGATTGTTAAACGTTACGGAAAATACCAACGTCGTAAGAAAATCTGCTAGAGCAAAGCTTAAAAAAAAtgaatcataa